A window from Carassius carassius chromosome 40, fCarCar2.1, whole genome shotgun sequence encodes these proteins:
- the armc7 gene encoding armadillo repeat-containing protein 7, with protein MAGKSYFSASDRFEYLQGLVTEFQDTDSEEAKEQVLANLANFAYDPSNMEALRLLQVTELFLDMLTEENENFVEFGIGGLCNLSMERESRDQILQSGGVPLVISCLSSNRDETVLSAITTLMNLTTAASRSETTDVAVVQCMLRFSLTQNPRLRNLASVFLEDYCTQQQVDRAREEMQGQSQSALGIPLPKD; from the exons ATGGCAGGAAAGAGTTATTTCTCAGCATCTGACCGGTTTGAGTATTTGCAGGGTCTGGTCACAGAGTTCCAGGACACTGACAGTGAGG AGGCTAAAGAGCAAGTGCTGGCAAACCTGGCCAACTTTGCCTACGATCCATCCAACATGGAAGCACTGCGACTGCTGCAGGTCACTGAGCTCTTCCTGGACATGCTGACAGAAGAGAATGAGAACTTTGTGGAGTTTGGAATTG GTGGTTTGTGTAACCTCAGCATGGAGCGGGAGTCCCGTGATCAGATCCTGCAAAGCGGCGGAGTCCCATTAGTGATATCCTGCCTGTCGAGTAACAGAGATGAGACGGTTCTCTCTGCCATCACTACATTAATGAACCTGACCACAGCAGCCTCACGCTCAGAGACCACAGACGTTGCTGTGGTGCAGTGCATGCTGCGCTTCTCCCTCACACAGAACCCACGCCTCAGGAACCTGGCGTCAGTCTTCCTGGAGGACTACTGCACACAGCAACAAGTGGACAGGGCTCGAGAGGAAATGCAGGGACAAAGCCAGTCAGCGTTGGGCATTCCACTGCCAAAGGACTGA